From the genome of Rudaeicoccus suwonensis:
CCGTCACCAGAGCTGCCGATCATCACAATGTCTACCGGCCGTATGGCGATCGGCCGATCCGGACCCACTGTTGTCAGCACGTGCCCGCTCAGGTGCGGGCAGTCGCGCGCCCGAGTCCGGCGCGTGCTGCTCGGCGGACGTCCTCCGTCAGCGCGGTGAGGGCTGTGCCCTCCAACCGCCACCGCTGCCAGAACAGCGGCACGTCGAGATGGCGACTGCCCGGCAGCGGCGCCACCTCACCGGCCGCCACACCGGACTTCAATTGGCCTTCCGGGAGCATGCCCCAGCCCAGACCGCACCGGATCGCCTCGTAGTAGTCGGCGGCGCTCGGGATCCGGTGCACGATCACCGGAGGGTTGGCTCGGATGGCGGCATCCTGCAAGTGGTCCTTCTCATTGAAGACGACGACGGGCATCCGCGCGCGGTCCACTCCCTTGCCGCGGCGATACCGCTCGATGAGGTCTGGAGCAGCGGCGGGCCGGTAACGCAACGAGCCGAGCGGCTCGACGACGCACCCCTGCACCGGCTGCGGCTCGGCCGTCACTGCCGCGAGCACCTCACCTCTGCGCAGCAATTCGTCGGAATACGCCTGGTCCTCGATGTGCAGCCGCAACGCGGTGCCACCGCGTTCGGCGACGGCTGCCAGCACCGGCCGAAACCACGTCGCCAGCGAGTCCGCGTTGACGACCACGGCGAGTTCGACGACACCGTCACTGTCGAGTTCGGCCGCGGCCTCATCGTCCAACAGGCGCAACTGACGTGCCAGTCGCAGCACCGGTTCACCCGCATCGGTCACGCCGACCGGCGTGGTGCGGCGCACGAGCACCTGACCGGCGGCGGCTTCCAGCGCACGCACCCGCTGGCTCACGGCGCTCGGCGTCAGGTGCAGCCGGCGTGCTGCCGCGTCGAAGGTGCCCTCCTCGACGATCACCCGGAGGGTCTCAAGCTGAGCATGATCGAAGCGCATCGCACCAGTGAAGCAGTATTTCAGATGCTGTAAAAACATTCGCTGGTCTGATGTATGAATCCGAGCACAGAATCGTCGGATGATCGCCGCTGCCGTCGCCGGATTTCTCACGGGCCTGTCGTTGATCCTGCCCATCGGTGCCCAGAACGCGCACGTGCTCCGCCAGGGAATGCTGCGAGCGCACACCGGCTCGGTCGTTGTCGTCTGCGCCGCCTCCGACCTCGTGCTGATCGCTGTGGGAGCCGCCGGAGTGGGCACTGCCGTCGAGCACGCGGGCTGGCTGCTGGAAGCAGCCCGGTGGTTCGGCGTCGCCTTCCTCACCTGGTACGCCATCGGCGCGTTACGTCGCGCGGCCGGCACCGAACACCTCGTCGCGGCCGAGGAGGTCGCCACCTCACGACGCCGCGTGGTCGGCCGCACTCTGGCGCTGACCTGGCTGAACCCGCACGTCTATCTCGACACCGTGCTGCTGCTCGGCTCGCTCGCCGCCACCCACACCGACGTCGCGGGCGGTCAATGGTGGTTCGCCGCGGGCGCCGGGGTCGCCAGCATCGCGTGGTTCACCACCCTCGGGTTCGGCTCCCGCGCCCTGTCTCCCCTGCTGGCCCGGCCCAACTCATGGCGGGTGCTCGAAGTATTCGTAGCAGCGACAATGCTTTTCGTCGCCGTCCGTCTCGCCCTCGAGTGAGCTCAATCGTGCATCCGTATGACGCCGCCCGCCGTGATGTCTCACGGTCGAGGCTCACCGACCGGCTTGCTCCGCACGGTCGACGTAATAGCGGTAGAGCGCCGTGTCGAGGAACTGCGTGCGTCGCTCGCCGACCAGCGCCAGCAGCTGCAGCTCGGTCTGCACAGTTCGCCGGTCGTGCTGGCCGCGGTGCAACCGCGCCTGGATCATGGCCAACTCGCTGCCGGCCTCCTGGAACTCCCGCATCTCACGCTGCGCCTGTTTGCCACCGTGCCGTTCGGCCCACGCCTCGGCATACCGACGCTCACGTACCGATGCCAGCATCTGGACCTCCTGCGGCGTGAGGAGTCCGCGATCGACATACGTGCCGAGATGTATGCCGATCATCCGGCCTTCGTGCCGTCGCGCGAGGACGATCAGCGTCATGAACCCGACGAACAGCGGCAGCTGCAAGGCGATGTAGAAGATGAGCCAGCCGCGCTGCGAAAGCACCGCGCCGACGTTCCACAGGAAGTGCAGGCCGACCGCTGCCGACCAGCCGACGACGGGCGCGCCGATCCGCAACCACCAGCGGGCCGTCGTGACGGCGACGCCGATGCCGATGCCCGTGCAGATCGTGAACATCGGGTGGGCGAACGGGCTCATCACCACACGCACCAGGAAGGTCGAGAAGAGTCCGCGGTCCCCGGAGTCGGCGTAACCGCCGGCCAGATAGACGATGTCCTCGACGGCCGCGAAACCCGCCGCGCTGAGGCCGGCGTAGACCATCCCGTCGACGATGCCGTCGACCTCACGACGACGCCACAGCAACAGCAGCAGCGGCCCCAGGGCCTTCATGGATTCCTCGACCACGGGCGCCACGAAGACGGCGGCTCCGGTGTTCTGCGTGTGTGTGGGGTCGAACAGGTAGCTGCCGACGTCGTTGAGCACGACCGCGCCCAACGTTGCGATGCACGCACCCCACGCGAAGGCGCAGATGAGCATCCAGGTCGGCTCACGCTCGAACCTGTCCAGCCAGAGGAAGACCGGCACCACGATGCCCACGACGACCAGCGACAGCACGAAGCCGAAGACGGTCGCCGTCACTCCCGATCGGCTGCCGGTGATGAGCAGCATGGCGACGCCACCGCAGCCGAAGAAGACAATGCCCAGCGCGATGAACAGCCACTTGCGCAGGACGGGTCGCCTGTCGGCACGCGGCACCAGAAGGACACCGCGCCCCCGATGCGACCCCGAAGGAGCCGGTTCGACCGACGACATCACGCACCGAACCTTATGCTGCAAAACCTCGCACGCCCTGCATCCGACCTGCCGATCGGCGGGTCCCAGCGCCTACAGTGTCTGATCGTGACTGACGACAAGGCAACCACTGACCGCATCATCTGGATCGACTGTGAGATGACAGGGCTGAGCCTGACCGACGACGCCCTGATCGAGGTGGCCGCGCTGGTCACCGACTTCAATCTGAACCAGCTCGGCGACGGTGTCGAGGTCGTCATCCGACCTTCTGACGAGGCTCTGGCGCAGATGGACGAGTTCGTGCAGAACATGCACACCACCAGCGGGCTGCTAGACGAACTCGCGTCCGGTATGACGATGGCCGACGCGCAGGAGCAGGTTCTGGCATACATCCGCGAATTCGCTCCGGAGGCCGGCAGGTGGCCGCTGGGCGGCAACACCGTCGCCACCGACCGGGGGTTCCTGGCCCGCGACATGCCCGAACTCGAGGCGCACCTGCACTACCGGATCATCGACGTCTCGTCGGTCAAGGAACTGTCGCGCCGGTGGTACCCCCGTGCGTACTTCAACGCCCCCGCCAAGCACGGTGGCCACCGCGCACTGGCCGACATCCGTGAGTCGATCGACGAGTTGCGCTACTACCGCGAGGCCGTCTTTGTGCCGCAGCCCGGTGTCGACACCAACACCGCCAGGGCGATCGCGACGAAATACTCCTCGCCGGAGTGACCGTTCGCTGCGCACCGCGCAGGGTGGTCAAGAGCACCCTCAGGCAGCCTGTACGATGGTCCGCGCTGCCTCCTGCGGGAGCGCACGCATGGTGGGTGTAGCTCAGCTGGTAGAGCGTCGCGTTGTGGTCGCGAATGTCGCGGGTTCAAGTCCCGTCACTCACCCCATGCGAAAAGCCCCGGATACCGTTGGTATCCGGGGCTTATCGCTGTCATGGTCCATTTTCGGCAGGCGCACGTAACCGTAAATTTGCGGATATGCGCACCTGCCGGAGTGTTCGGACTCGGCGCCGCTCAGCGACGGCGTGCGGCATACCAGGCGTCCCGGCGACGCTTCTGCTCCGCAGCGATCTCCTGACTCAGGGCACTCGGCTGGGGCCGGACGGCACTGCTCGCGGACACGTCGGCGGCGGCGTGCTCGGACACGGACTTACCCGCTCCTGCTCTCGTGCCGGATGTCGTTGCCGCGGCTGTTTTGTCGCTCTTGCGCGACAGCATCGCGTGGAATCGCGAGCGCCGCTCGGCGCGCTCGGCGGTGACGGCGTCGCGTTCGGCGCTGACCGGCGGATCGTACTGAGCACGCATACGCTCGACGGCATCCCAGCGCTCCTGCCGGGTCAGGTGCTCCTCCGCCTCTTTGCGGGCCTGCTCGGCCTTGTGCTCGCGCTCCTGCTGCTCCTTGCGGACCTTGGCCTCCTGCCGGTCCAACCGGTCACGCACCTTGCGCTTCTGCGTCGCCTCCAGCAACGCGGCATCGCGGCGGCGCAGCCGGGCCTCCTCGATTGCCGCCTCGTCGGTCTGCGGGTCGTATGTCACGGTGCGTCCAGCCTTTCGGTCGTGCGAGGTGAGCAGTGCGGAGCCGCCGGGCCGCGGCGTGGTGGCATCCCTCGGCCCCACCAAAGCGACCTGCCCGTCGGCGACTGCGTCCGGATCATTGTCGCGCCCGCCCCGCACCAGCGCGGCATGGCCCGCCGCCCGTGCTGGACGGCCATAGGTCGCAGCCGCCTCGGGGCCGGCCGCCTGCCGCAGTGCCTGCAAGCGCAACTCGTGGGCTGCGTCATACAGCTCGGCAGCCTTGACCTGCTTCTTTGCGAAATTCCCGGAGTCCTTGGGCGGCAACAGGATCAGCTCTTCGGCGGGCAGACCGGACTTCAACTGACGTGTGCGCAGCAGTTCGGCGTCCACCTCGGCACCGAAGAGCATCGCGATGTTCGTGACATAGAGCCACAGCATGAACATGACGGCGCCGGCCATCGCGCCATACGTCTTCTGGTAGCTCGCGCCCTTGGTGAGACCGAAGTAGGTGACCAGCGCGAAGGAAGCGACCACCCACACCACGAAGCCGATGAACGCCCCCCAACTGGCCAGCGACCGGGCGCTCTTGCGCACGTTCGGCGTGGTCCAGTAGAGCAAGCCGATGATCAGCACGACGATGGCGACGACGAAGGGCCACTTCGCGATGTCCCAGATGTCGACGGCTCGACTGGGGATGCCGACCTGAGCCGCGATCGACGAGGCGACCTTTCCGGTCGTGACCAGCGCGAACATCGCGATGATGATCAGCACCATGTCCACGAAGGTCACGAACAGGAAGAACGGCTTGCGCCGCCAGGTCGGACGACCCTCCTGGATCTCATAGATCTGGTTGAGCGCCTGGCCGAATCCGTTCACATAACCCGACGCCGACCACAGTGCGCCGAGGATGCCGACCGCCAATGCGATGCCACCACCGCCGGTGGTGTTGACGCTGTCGATGAACGACCTGATGTTGACGATGAGCGAGTCGTTCTCCGGCTTGCCCATGATGTTCGCCACGATCGTGATGATGCTGTTCGTGGTCTGCTTGCCGTTGCCGAAGATGTTGATGAGCGACAGCAACGCGATCAGCCCGGGGAACAGCGACTGCAGCGAGTAATAGGTCAGCGCTGCTGCCTTGGTGGTGCACTGGTCGCTGGAGAACTTGCCGGTGGCACGTTTGAGAGCCACCTTCCAGTCCGGTTTGGCGGGTGCATCGGGCACGTCTTCGGCCGGACGTTCGACGTCGTCGTCCAGCAGTTGCAGCAGCGTCATACGTGCTCATCCTTCGGTCGGGACGGGTGCTTGGTGTTCCGGCGCTCTTGTGATGAAACCTAGCGCGGACGCGGCGAACAGGGACTCACAGCAGCGGGTGAGGGGGTTGGGCCAGCCGATTTTTGGTCTGCCGCACCTGCCTGCTAATGTCTTCCCTCGTTGCGCCAATAGCTCAATTGGCAGAGCAGCTGACTCTTAATCAGCGGGTTCGGGGTTCGAGTCCCTGTTGGCGCACCAAGCACGGAAGGCCCGGATCACTGTGTGGTCCGGGCCTTTCGCACACGTATGACGATCCGTCGCCGTGGTGCCGCTGTCCAGTTGCACGCCGGTCTCGTCGGCTGCCGCGACAGCGGTTTCAGGACGTCGGCAGCGTGAAGGTGCGGGGCACGGCCTTGGTGGTCGGAGTGATCGTCAGCTCGGTGAACAGCAGGCCTGCGGCCGTGTGCGTGGGCTTGGACAGGGTCAGGCTCACGGGCCCCAGGTCGTGGGTGCCCTTCACGTAAGTGCA
Proteins encoded in this window:
- a CDS encoding LysR family transcriptional regulator ArgP, translating into MRFDHAQLETLRVIVEEGTFDAAARRLHLTPSAVSQRVRALEAAAGQVLVRRTTPVGVTDAGEPVLRLARQLRLLDDEAAAELDSDGVVELAVVVNADSLATWFRPVLAAVAERGGTALRLHIEDQAYSDELLRRGEVLAAVTAEPQPVQGCVVEPLGSLRYRPAAAPDLIERYRRGKGVDRARMPVVVFNEKDHLQDAAIRANPPVIVHRIPSAADYYEAIRCGLGWGMLPEGQLKSGVAAGEVAPLPGSRHLDVPLFWQRWRLEGTALTALTEDVRRAARAGLGRATART
- a CDS encoding LysE/ArgO family amino acid transporter, with the translated sequence MIAAAVAGFLTGLSLILPIGAQNAHVLRQGMLRAHTGSVVVVCAASDLVLIAVGAAGVGTAVEHAGWLLEAARWFGVAFLTWYAIGALRRAAGTEHLVAAEEVATSRRRVVGRTLALTWLNPHVYLDTVLLLGSLAATHTDVAGGQWWFAAGAGVASIAWFTTLGFGSRALSPLLARPNSWRVLEVFVAATMLFVAVRLALE
- a CDS encoding PrsW family intramembrane metalloprotease; its protein translation is MPRADRRPVLRKWLFIALGIVFFGCGGVAMLLITGSRSGVTATVFGFVLSLVVVGIVVPVFLWLDRFEREPTWMLICAFAWGACIATLGAVVLNDVGSYLFDPTHTQNTGAAVFVAPVVEESMKALGPLLLLLWRRREVDGIVDGMVYAGLSAAGFAAVEDIVYLAGGYADSGDRGLFSTFLVRVVMSPFAHPMFTICTGIGIGVAVTTARWWLRIGAPVVGWSAAVGLHFLWNVGAVLSQRGWLIFYIALQLPLFVGFMTLIVLARRHEGRMIGIHLGTYVDRGLLTPQEVQMLASVRERRYAEAWAERHGGKQAQREMREFQEAGSELAMIQARLHRGQHDRRTVQTELQLLALVGERRTQFLDTALYRYYVDRAEQAGR
- the orn gene encoding oligoribonuclease, with product MTDDKATTDRIIWIDCEMTGLSLTDDALIEVAALVTDFNLNQLGDGVEVVIRPSDEALAQMDEFVQNMHTTSGLLDELASGMTMADAQEQVLAYIREFAPEAGRWPLGGNTVATDRGFLARDMPELEAHLHYRIIDVSSVKELSRRWYPRAYFNAPAKHGGHRALADIRESIDELRYYREAVFVPQPGVDTNTARAIATKYSSPE
- a CDS encoding YihY/virulence factor BrkB family protein; protein product: MTLLQLLDDDVERPAEDVPDAPAKPDWKVALKRATGKFSSDQCTTKAAALTYYSLQSLFPGLIALLSLINIFGNGKQTTNSIITIVANIMGKPENDSLIVNIRSFIDSVNTTGGGGIALAVGILGALWSASGYVNGFGQALNQIYEIQEGRPTWRRKPFFLFVTFVDMVLIIIAMFALVTTGKVASSIAAQVGIPSRAVDIWDIAKWPFVVAIVVLIIGLLYWTTPNVRKSARSLASWGAFIGFVVWVVASFALVTYFGLTKGASYQKTYGAMAGAVMFMLWLYVTNIAMLFGAEVDAELLRTRQLKSGLPAEELILLPPKDSGNFAKKQVKAAELYDAAHELRLQALRQAAGPEAAATYGRPARAAGHAALVRGGRDNDPDAVADGQVALVGPRDATTPRPGGSALLTSHDRKAGRTVTYDPQTDEAAIEEARLRRRDAALLEATQKRKVRDRLDRQEAKVRKEQQEREHKAEQARKEAEEHLTRQERWDAVERMRAQYDPPVSAERDAVTAERAERRSRFHAMLSRKSDKTAAATTSGTRAGAGKSVSEHAAADVSASSAVRPQPSALSQEIAAEQKRRRDAWYAARRR